The following are from one region of the Mesorhizobium sp. B4-1-4 genome:
- a CDS encoding class I SAM-dependent methyltransferase gives MHSDIVDLRSFYSTTLGRFAERSITMALSSIWAAVPNERLVGLGYTLPWLERFGVDAERVFAFMPATQGAVVWPAMGPTATALVFDEELPLVDSCIDRMLLVHSLEHVENPRETLNEIWRVLSPAGRVVIVVPNRRGVWARFEHTPFGNGRPFSRGQLTELLREANFTPAAWSDALFFPPSRRHFMMRFHNVLERVGRRLWPIFSGVIVVEAQKRLYQGVPVVQRASRRVFVPVLSPHGATRLGRRAGAEGAASPARRVKPS, from the coding sequence ATGCATTCCGACATCGTCGATCTTCGCTCCTTCTATTCGACAACGCTCGGCCGGTTCGCCGAGCGCTCGATCACCATGGCGCTGTCGTCCATATGGGCCGCCGTGCCCAATGAACGGCTGGTCGGCCTCGGCTATACCTTGCCCTGGCTGGAGCGTTTCGGCGTCGATGCCGAACGGGTCTTCGCCTTCATGCCGGCGACGCAGGGCGCCGTGGTCTGGCCGGCGATGGGGCCGACGGCGACGGCCCTGGTCTTCGACGAGGAACTGCCGCTGGTTGATTCCTGCATCGATCGCATGCTGCTCGTCCATTCGCTCGAACATGTCGAAAATCCGCGCGAGACGCTGAATGAGATCTGGCGGGTGCTGTCGCCGGCGGGCCGCGTCGTCATCGTCGTACCCAACCGGCGCGGTGTCTGGGCGCGCTTCGAGCATACGCCGTTCGGAAATGGACGGCCTTTCTCACGAGGCCAGCTGACGGAATTGCTCCGTGAGGCGAATTTCACGCCAGCGGCCTGGTCGGATGCGCTGTTCTTCCCACCGTCGCGGCGGCACTTCATGATGCGCTTCCACAATGTGCTGGAGCGCGTCGGCCGGCGGCTGTGGCCGATCTTTTCCGGCGTCATCGTCGTCGAGGCGCAGAAGCGGCTCTATCAGGGTGTCCCGGTGGTCCAGCGCGCATCTCGCCGCGTCTTCGTGCCGGTGCTGTCGCCGCATGGTGCGACGCGGCTTGGCCGCCGGGCCGGCGCGGAGGGTGCGGCCTCGCCGGCTCGCCGGGTGAAACCCTCGTGA
- the hisC gene encoding histidinol-phosphate transaminase produces MNQIPDQARPTPRAGIMDIDAYVPGKSTAPAGVAKVHKLSSNENPLGPSPKAIEAAREVAARLDIYPDGTARRLREAIAEVHGLNPQNIICSNGSDEILGLLAQTYLAPGDEAIFTEHAFMVYKIYIQSAGATPVVVKETDERADIDAMLAAVTPHTKIVFLANPNNPTGTYVPFQEVRRLHAGLPRHVLLVLDAAYAEYVRRNDYEAGIELVGSAENVVMTRTFSKIGLGGARIGWMYGPMHIVDAINRVRGPFNVNTTAIEAGIAAIRDRAHIERSVAHNETWLAWLTEEMTALGLRVTPSVGNFLLIHFPDDQKHSAAAADDYLTARGYILRRVSGYGFPNALRMTVGTEEANRGVVAALTTFLKS; encoded by the coding sequence ATGAACCAGATACCGGATCAGGCACGTCCAACCCCGCGCGCGGGCATCATGGACATCGATGCCTATGTGCCCGGCAAGAGTACCGCACCCGCCGGTGTCGCCAAGGTCCACAAGCTGTCGTCGAACGAGAACCCGCTCGGTCCGTCGCCGAAGGCGATCGAGGCCGCGCGCGAGGTGGCCGCCAGGCTCGATATTTATCCGGACGGCACCGCGAGGCGGCTGCGCGAGGCGATCGCCGAGGTGCATGGGCTCAACCCCCAGAACATCATCTGTTCCAACGGCTCCGACGAGATCCTCGGCCTGCTGGCGCAGACCTATCTGGCGCCAGGCGACGAGGCCATTTTCACCGAACACGCGTTCATGGTCTACAAGATCTACATCCAATCGGCCGGCGCCACGCCGGTCGTGGTCAAGGAAACCGACGAGCGCGCCGACATCGATGCGATGCTGGCCGCGGTCACGCCGCATACCAAAATCGTGTTCCTCGCCAATCCCAACAACCCGACCGGTACCTATGTGCCGTTCCAGGAGGTGCGCCGCTTGCATGCCGGCCTGCCAAGGCATGTGCTGCTGGTGCTCGACGCGGCCTATGCCGAATATGTCCGCCGCAACGATTATGAGGCCGGCATCGAGCTGGTCGGCAGCGCCGAGAACGTGGTGATGACCCGCACCTTCTCCAAGATCGGCCTGGGTGGAGCACGGATCGGCTGGATGTATGGCCCCATGCACATCGTCGACGCCATCAATCGCGTGCGCGGTCCCTTCAATGTCAACACCACCGCGATCGAGGCCGGCATCGCCGCGATCCGCGACCGCGCCCATATCGAGCGCAGCGTTGCGCACAACGAGACCTGGCTCGCCTGGTTGACCGAAGAGATGACCGCGCTTGGGCTGCGGGTGACGCCCAGCGTCGGCAATTTCCTCCTCATTCATTTCCCGGACGACCAGAAGCATTCTGCGGCGGCGGCGGACGATTACCTGACCGCGCGCGGCTATATATTGCGGCGCGTTTCCGGCTACGGCTTCCCCAACGCGCTGCGCATGACTGTCGGCACCGAAGAGGCCAATCGCGGCGTCGTCGCCGCGCTCACGACATTTCTGAAAAGCTAG
- a CDS encoding prephenate/arogenate dehydrogenase family protein, whose protein sequence is MTSPMFEKIALVGIGLIGSSLARVIRREGLARHVAISTRSVATLKRAEELGLGDSYTTDAKEAVRDADLVIVSVPVGSSGAVAQEIAPALKKGAILTDVGSTKASVIAQMQPHVPDGVHFIPGHPLAGTEKSGPDAGFADLFDNRWCIFTPLPGTDPGALERLSEFWRRCGANIDTMDSQHHDMTLAIVSHLPHIIAYNIVGTADDLESVTKTEVIKYSASGFRDFTRLAASDPTMWRDVCLHNKDAILEMLARFSEDLAFLQRAIRWGDGDKLFDLFTRTRAVRRSIIEAGQDIDAPDFGRQAVEHPAKT, encoded by the coding sequence ATGACATCACCGATGTTTGAGAAGATCGCGCTGGTCGGCATCGGCCTGATCGGCTCGTCGCTGGCCCGCGTCATCCGCCGCGAGGGGCTGGCTCGCCATGTCGCCATCTCGACGCGCAGCGTGGCCACACTCAAGAGGGCCGAGGAACTGGGCCTCGGCGATTCCTACACCACCGACGCGAAGGAAGCGGTCCGCGACGCCGATCTGGTCATCGTCTCGGTGCCGGTCGGCTCATCCGGCGCGGTGGCGCAGGAAATCGCACCGGCCCTGAAAAAGGGTGCGATCCTCACCGATGTCGGCTCGACAAAGGCCTCCGTCATCGCGCAGATGCAGCCCCATGTCCCTGACGGCGTCCATTTCATCCCCGGCCATCCGTTGGCGGGTACCGAAAAATCCGGGCCGGACGCCGGTTTTGCCGACCTGTTCGACAATCGCTGGTGCATCTTCACGCCCCTGCCGGGCACCGATCCGGGTGCGCTGGAACGGCTGTCGGAATTCTGGCGCCGTTGCGGCGCCAACATCGACACGATGGACTCGCAGCATCATGACATGACGCTGGCTATTGTCTCGCATTTGCCGCACATCATCGCCTACAACATCGTCGGCACTGCCGACGATCTGGAATCGGTGACCAAGACGGAAGTGATCAAATATTCCGCCTCCGGCTTTCGCGATTTCACGCGTCTGGCCGCCTCCGACCCGACCATGTGGCGGGACGTGTGCCTTCACAACAAGGATGCCATCCTCGAAATGCTGGCGCGGTTCTCGGAAGATCTGGCGTTCCTGCAGCGGGCGATCCGCTGGGGCGACGGCGACAAGCTGTTCGACCTGTTCACCCGAACCCGTGCCGTGCGCCGCTCGATCATCGAGGCCGGCCAGGATATCGACGCGCCCGACTTCGGGCGTCAGGCGGTCGAGCACCCGGCGAAAACCTAG
- a CDS encoding glycosyltransferase, with translation MPLNSLSYCLILEMENARSVDLEEVSVGLTALAREIGAVSSLGFARPQVVFSHGGDDADTLLLRSNIASAASQLEQVADLIFAACPGGRYYDLKNNGIPATDGDVVIFTDSDTVVESGWLSAMLGPFQDPATVAVNGYTYLYYDDFMSRTFALIWFFPMAQKDMRFALKRAINANNVAFRRDWIANHPFPENNGFKVSCTLLMRALERDGHKLVSANARVYHHPPRGWRFFRWRALVTGRDADRKFRELGSPHRGRRIAKSLSRWLTMSWRTTRRVVRHARQTGMPVWQIPMSLLVGLAFYSLAFWGQFSLAVGLVHDEIEVLPDFAGG, from the coding sequence GTGCCGCTAAATTCCCTGAGCTATTGCCTGATCCTGGAAATGGAGAACGCCAGGTCGGTCGATCTCGAAGAGGTCAGCGTCGGGCTGACTGCCTTGGCGCGCGAAATCGGCGCTGTTTCTTCGCTGGGTTTTGCTAGGCCACAGGTCGTTTTCTCCCATGGCGGAGACGATGCGGATACACTTTTGCTGAGAAGCAACATCGCATCCGCGGCATCGCAGCTCGAGCAGGTTGCCGACTTGATCTTCGCCGCATGCCCAGGCGGACGGTACTACGATCTTAAGAACAACGGCATTCCAGCAACCGACGGCGATGTCGTCATTTTTACAGACTCCGATACGGTCGTGGAATCTGGATGGCTCTCGGCCATGCTCGGTCCATTTCAAGATCCAGCGACCGTCGCCGTAAACGGTTACACCTACCTTTACTACGACGACTTCATGTCGCGAACGTTTGCGCTGATCTGGTTTTTCCCAATGGCGCAAAAGGACATGCGTTTTGCTTTGAAACGGGCGATAAACGCCAACAACGTGGCTTTTCGCCGTGACTGGATTGCCAATCACCCCTTTCCCGAAAACAATGGTTTCAAGGTTTCCTGTACGCTCCTGATGCGTGCGCTTGAGCGCGACGGCCACAAACTCGTCAGCGCCAATGCACGCGTCTATCATCACCCGCCGCGCGGCTGGCGATTCTTCCGCTGGCGCGCATTGGTGACCGGCCGCGATGCCGACCGGAAATTTAGAGAACTGGGGAGTCCCCATCGTGGCCGCCGGATCGCAAAGTCGCTCAGCCGGTGGCTGACCATGTCGTGGCGTACAACACGGCGCGTCGTACGGCATGCCCGGCAGACGGGAATGCCGGTCTGGCAAATTCCAATGTCTCTGCTTGTCGGCCTGGCATTCTACAGTTTGGCATTTTGGGGCCAGTTCAGCCTGGCCGTGGGACTCGTCCATGACGAGATTGAAGTTCTGCCCGACTTTGCGGGTGGATGA
- the metW gene encoding methionine biosynthesis protein MetW: MTVNGTQRVDLEVVANLIPPQSRVLDVGSGDGSLLELLQDTKQIDGRGLELSQRGVNECVARGLSVIQGDADKDLEFYPDKGFDFVVLSQTLQATRNPKLVLDELLRIGNRAIVSFPNFGHWRVRLSLFVKGRMPVTKDLPYSWYDTPNIHFCTIRDFVNLCEELGATVEKATALDANGQRIGLSMPWWFWNFFGQQAIFLLKR; this comes from the coding sequence ATGACTGTCAACGGTACGCAGCGCGTTGACCTCGAGGTCGTCGCAAATCTCATTCCCCCGCAATCGCGGGTGCTCGATGTTGGCTCCGGCGACGGCTCGCTGCTCGAACTCCTGCAGGACACCAAACAGATAGACGGCCGCGGGCTGGAACTGTCGCAGCGTGGTGTCAACGAATGCGTGGCGCGAGGCCTCTCCGTCATCCAGGGCGATGCCGACAAGGATCTCGAATTCTACCCGGACAAGGGTTTTGATTTCGTCGTCCTGTCGCAGACGTTGCAGGCCACCCGTAACCCGAAGCTGGTGCTCGACGAACTGCTCAGGATCGGCAACCGGGCGATCGTCTCCTTCCCCAATTTCGGTCACTGGCGGGTGCGCCTGTCGCTGTTCGTCAAGGGCCGCATGCCGGTGACCAAGGACCTGCCCTATTCCTGGTACGACACGCCCAACATCCATTTCTGCACCATCCGTGACTTCGTCAATCTATGCGAGGAACTCGGCGCGACGGTGGAAAAGGCAACCGCGCTCGACGCCAACGGCCAGAGGATCGGCCTGTCGATGCCCTGGTGGTTCTGGAATTTCTTCGGCCAGCAGGCAATATTTTTGCTGAAACGATAA
- the metX gene encoding homoserine O-acetyltransferase MetX, with amino-acid sequence MAAQRAGKTNNEADQPSSPVLRFGPDKPLKLDAGTLLSPFQIAYQTYGKLNDARSNAILVCHALTGDQHVANTNPVTGKPGWWEVLIGPGKIIDTNRFFVICSNVIGGCLGSTGPASTNPATGKPYGLDLPVITIRDMVRAQQMLIDHFGIEKLFCVLGGSMGGMQVLEWASSYPERVFAALPIATGARHSSQNIAFHEVGRQAVMADPEWHGGKYFDYGKRPEKGLAVARMAAHITYLSKAALHRKFGRNLQDREALTFGFDADFQIESYLRHQGMTFVDRFDANSYLYMTRSMDYFDIAADHGGRLADAFAGTKTRFCLVSFTSDWLFPTEESRSIVHALNAAGASVSFVEIETDRGHDAFLLDEPELFAAINGFIGSAARARGLNP; translated from the coding sequence ATGGCCGCTCAGCGCGCAGGAAAGACCAACAACGAGGCCGACCAGCCGTCGAGCCCGGTGTTGCGTTTCGGGCCCGACAAGCCGCTCAAGCTCGACGCCGGCACGCTGCTGTCGCCGTTCCAGATCGCCTATCAGACCTATGGCAAGCTGAACGATGCCCGCTCCAATGCCATCCTCGTCTGCCACGCGCTGACCGGCGACCAGCATGTCGCCAACACCAATCCGGTGACCGGCAAGCCTGGCTGGTGGGAAGTGCTGATCGGCCCCGGCAAGATCATCGACACCAACCGTTTCTTCGTCATCTGCTCCAACGTCATCGGCGGCTGCCTGGGCTCCACCGGCCCGGCTTCGACCAATCCCGCCACCGGGAAACCCTATGGGCTCGACCTGCCGGTCATCACCATTCGCGACATGGTGCGTGCGCAGCAGATGCTGATCGACCATTTCGGCATCGAGAAACTGTTCTGCGTGCTCGGCGGCTCTATGGGCGGCATGCAGGTGCTGGAATGGGCGTCGAGCTATCCCGAGCGCGTCTTTGCAGCGCTGCCGATCGCCACCGGCGCCCGCCATTCCTCGCAGAACATCGCCTTTCACGAGGTTGGCCGCCAGGCTGTCATGGCCGATCCGGAGTGGCATGGCGGCAAGTATTTCGACTATGGCAAACGCCCGGAAAAGGGGCTGGCGGTGGCGCGCATGGCCGCCCACATCACCTATCTCTCGAAAGCCGCCCTGCACCGAAAATTCGGCCGCAACCTGCAGGACCGCGAAGCGTTGACCTTCGGCTTCGATGCCGACTTCCAGATCGAAAGCTATCTGCGCCACCAGGGCATGACCTTCGTCGATCGCTTCGATGCCAATTCCTATCTCTACATGACCCGGTCGATGGATTATTTCGATATCGCCGCCGATCATGGCGGTAGGCTGGCGGACGCCTTCGCCGGCACCAAGACCCGCTTCTGCCTGGTGTCCTTCACGTCTGACTGGCTGTTTCCGACCGAGGAAAGCCGCTCCATCGTGCACGCGCTCAACGCCGCCGGCGCCTCGGTGTCCTTCGTCGAGATCGAGACCGATCGCGGCCATGACGCCTTCCTGCTCGACGAGCCGGAACTGTTCGCGGCCATCAACGGCTTTATCGGCTCGGCGGCGCGCGCCAGGGGGCTCAATCCATGA
- a CDS encoding gamma-glutamylcyclotransferase codes for MGDFWVFGYGSLIWRPGFAHVETRRAHLHGYRRSLCVYSFVHRGTRQRPGLVLGLDHGGSCVGLAYRVPGDLRDEVIAYLRERELVTSVYLERTLKIRLDGGDMVEAVAYIVDRKHEQYAGALAAADAAAVVRGAVGQSGNNEDYVFSTLKHLEALGIRDHWLEDVAHRIAPL; via the coding sequence ATGGGCGATTTTTGGGTGTTTGGCTACGGTTCGCTGATCTGGCGACCGGGTTTCGCGCATGTCGAGACGCGGCGCGCGCACCTGCATGGCTATCGCCGCTCGCTCTGTGTCTACTCCTTCGTCCATCGCGGCACGCGCCAGCGGCCCGGACTGGTGCTCGGTCTCGACCATGGCGGTTCCTGTGTCGGCCTTGCATACCGTGTGCCCGGCGATTTGCGCGACGAGGTCATTGCCTATCTGCGCGAGCGCGAACTCGTCACCAGCGTCTATCTCGAGCGTACGCTCAAGATTCGGCTCGACGGCGGCGATATGGTCGAAGCGGTTGCCTACATCGTCGACCGCAAGCACGAGCAATATGCCGGTGCGCTGGCAGCCGCCGATGCGGCGGCCGTGGTGCGCGGCGCGGTCGGCCAATCCGGCAACAACGAGGATTATGTCTTCAGTACGCTGAAGCATCTGGAAGCGCTGGGCATCCGTGACCATTGGCTGGAGGATGTTGCGCACCGGATAGCGCCTTTGTGA
- a CDS encoding DUF1330 domain-containing protein, with protein sequence MTAYAVAHMRQVKMGPQIAEYLHRIDATLEPFGGRFLMHDGDVEVVENDWPGNLIIIEFPDRQHARGWYDSPAYQAILSLRTNNSQSDVVFVNGVEHPHRATDVLG encoded by the coding sequence ATGACCGCCTATGCTGTTGCCCATATGCGCCAAGTCAAGATGGGGCCGCAGATCGCCGAGTATCTGCACAGGATCGATGCCACGCTGGAGCCTTTCGGCGGCCGGTTCCTCATGCATGACGGCGATGTGGAGGTGGTCGAGAACGACTGGCCGGGCAACCTCATCATCATCGAGTTTCCCGACAGGCAACATGCGCGCGGCTGGTACGACTCGCCCGCCTACCAGGCGATACTGTCGCTGCGCACCAACAATTCTCAATCCGACGTGGTGTTCGTCAACGGCGTCGAACATCCGCACAGGGCCACGGATGTCCTGGGATAG
- a CDS encoding glycosyltransferase family 2 protein, whose product MTGKMECSPLITVITPTHNRRDTVLRAVESVLSQSMPKLEHIVVDDGSTDGTEEALARISDPRLIYVGAKWRGANAARNAGIERARAPVVTFLDSDDVYLPHRLARTLARFDEDPALEVLISSYVSVKSGRATNCVNPEAFVSPMMLERTLVAQTIFLAGSAITARREALLAIGGYDSDITRMQDRELLLRLARRCGAQLSGDIDWTKYNSQNSISRRRGGYVEAYANLMDKHPYIAHAYPHIPPYMVSRQIIADILRGRIPEAFEGYMANRSSKALGYSLPELVNGYVCGRRWRRDLYNEFRDTFGARPA is encoded by the coding sequence ATGACCGGGAAGATGGAGTGCTCTCCCCTCATCACGGTCATCACGCCGACCCACAACCGGCGCGACACGGTGTTGCGTGCCGTGGAGAGCGTGCTTTCCCAGAGCATGCCGAAGCTTGAGCATATCGTCGTCGACGATGGTTCCACCGATGGCACGGAGGAGGCGCTGGCCCGCATCAGCGATCCGCGGCTGATCTATGTCGGCGCGAAATGGCGAGGCGCCAACGCCGCGAGGAATGCTGGAATCGAGCGTGCGCGGGCACCGGTGGTGACATTCCTTGATTCCGACGACGTCTACCTGCCGCATCGGCTTGCGCGCACCCTGGCCCGATTCGATGAAGATCCGGCGCTCGAAGTGCTGATCAGCTCATATGTTTCCGTGAAGAGCGGCCGCGCCACCAACTGCGTCAACCCCGAGGCCTTCGTGAGCCCCATGATGCTCGAGCGGACGCTCGTGGCGCAGACGATCTTCCTCGCCGGTTCCGCGATAACCGCCCGCCGCGAGGCCTTGCTGGCAATCGGCGGCTATGACAGCGACATCACCAGGATGCAGGACCGGGAGTTGCTGCTGCGCTTGGCGCGGCGGTGCGGCGCGCAATTGTCCGGGGATATCGACTGGACGAAATACAATTCGCAGAATTCGATTTCGCGCCGTCGCGGCGGCTATGTCGAAGCCTATGCGAACCTGATGGACAAGCATCCGTATATCGCCCACGCCTATCCGCATATCCCGCCCTACATGGTTTCGCGGCAGATCATTGCCGATATTCTCAGGGGCCGGATACCGGAGGCATTCGAGGGCTACATGGCCAACCGCTCGTCGAAGGCGCTTGGCTATTCGCTGCCGGAACTAGTCAACGGTTATGTCTGTGGCCGGCGCTGGCGCCGCGATCTCTACAACGAGTTTCGCGACACCTTTGGCGCCCGACCTGCCTGA
- a CDS encoding ABC transporter ATP-binding protein/permease has product MADQPDNAVHSRPVVAAVETSSLRDQVMTIKQALVGSPVRKWLLWTSVGIMAVIIATSVGQVLLNRWNQPFYDALARRDMAAFLHQLLVFAMIAGGLLVFNIGQTWLNQMIRLRLREALTLDLIDQWMRPARAFRLANAGAIGVNPDQRMQQDAAHLSDLSTDLGVGLLQSLILLVSFVGVLWELSSGFVFHVNGWSLAIPGYMVWAAFLYAGTASWLSWLVGRPLIHLNSDRYTREAELRSSMVRVNENVDAIALYHGEADAKRRLELDLGTVLGAMRRIYTAQIHLSWVTDTYGWITLVAPILVASPVYFSGDISFGGLMMAVGAFNQVHSSLRWFINNIGSIADWRATLMRVADFRIALVETDALHGTEKRITFSENANGSMTFENLQVASPEGCAKLADQHVEIRTGERVMITGEPGAGKTLFFRAIAGLWPWGSGKIGMPAGEAPIFVPRVPYFPAGTLREVLDHPNGVAPASDAEISAVLAEVGLGRLSSSLDRSARWERELGDDEQRSLAFARLALRKPKWVIIDEAMDAFDGPTLRRVLSVLEKHLPEAAILNIGRGQHNNQFFPRGLAIVKDSGAPALKPARVRAGAIEPPPVATRRKK; this is encoded by the coding sequence ATGGCTGATCAACCAGACAACGCTGTACACTCCCGGCCGGTGGTTGCGGCCGTCGAAACCAGCAGCCTGCGAGACCAGGTGATGACGATCAAGCAGGCGCTGGTGGGATCGCCGGTTCGCAAGTGGCTGCTGTGGACTTCGGTCGGCATCATGGCCGTCATCATCGCGACGTCGGTTGGCCAGGTCCTGCTCAACCGCTGGAACCAGCCCTTCTACGACGCGCTGGCGCGCAGGGACATGGCGGCTTTTCTGCACCAGCTTCTTGTCTTCGCAATGATCGCTGGCGGACTTCTGGTGTTCAATATCGGCCAGACGTGGCTTAACCAGATGATCCGGCTGAGGCTGCGCGAGGCGTTGACGCTGGACCTGATCGATCAGTGGATGCGGCCGGCGCGCGCCTTCCGGCTGGCCAATGCCGGCGCCATCGGGGTCAATCCCGACCAGCGCATGCAGCAGGATGCGGCGCATCTTTCCGACCTGTCGACGGATCTCGGCGTCGGCCTGCTGCAGTCGCTCATCCTGCTCGTGTCCTTCGTTGGCGTGCTGTGGGAGCTGTCTTCGGGCTTTGTGTTTCACGTCAACGGCTGGTCGCTGGCCATACCGGGCTACATGGTCTGGGCCGCGTTCCTCTATGCCGGCACCGCCTCCTGGCTGAGCTGGCTGGTCGGGCGACCGCTGATCCATCTCAACAGCGACCGGTACACAAGGGAAGCGGAGCTGCGCTCCTCGATGGTGCGCGTCAACGAGAATGTCGATGCCATTGCGCTGTACCATGGCGAGGCCGACGCCAAGCGGCGGCTCGAACTCGACCTTGGCACGGTGCTGGGCGCCATGCGGCGCATCTATACCGCCCAGATCCACCTGTCCTGGGTGACCGACACCTATGGCTGGATTACCTTGGTGGCGCCGATCCTCGTCGCCTCGCCGGTCTATTTTTCGGGCGATATCAGCTTCGGCGGGCTGATGATGGCAGTAGGCGCCTTCAACCAGGTCCACTCCTCATTGCGCTGGTTCATCAACAACATCGGCAGCATCGCGGACTGGCGCGCCACGCTGATGCGCGTCGCCGACTTCCGCATCGCGCTCGTCGAGACCGATGCGCTGCATGGCACGGAAAAACGCATCACCTTCAGTGAGAACGCGAATGGCAGCATGACTTTCGAGAATCTCCAGGTGGCCTCGCCGGAAGGATGCGCCAAGCTTGCCGACCAGCATGTCGAAATCCGTACCGGCGAACGTGTGATGATCACCGGCGAGCCGGGCGCCGGCAAGACGCTGTTCTTCCGTGCCATTGCCGGCCTGTGGCCTTGGGGAAGCGGGAAGATCGGCATGCCGGCGGGAGAGGCCCCCATCTTCGTGCCGCGTGTCCCATATTTCCCGGCCGGCACGCTGCGCGAGGTCCTCGATCATCCGAACGGGGTTGCTCCGGCCAGCGATGCGGAAATTTCGGCGGTGCTTGCCGAAGTCGGTCTCGGACGACTGTCGTCTTCGCTGGATCGGTCGGCCCGCTGGGAGCGTGAGCTGGGCGATGACGAACAGCGTTCGCTTGCCTTCGCAAGGCTCGCCTTGCGCAAACCGAAGTGGGTCATCATTGACGAAGCGATGGACGCGTTCGATGGCCCCACGCTGAGGCGGGTGTTGTCGGTGCTGGAAAAGCATTTGCCGGAAGCGGCCATCCTTAACATCGGGCGCGGCCAGCACAACAATCAGTTCTTTCCGCGCGGCTTGGCAATTGTGAAGGATTCCGGCGCGCCTGCGCTGAAGCCTGCCCGCGTCAGGGCTGGCGCCATCGAACCGCCGCCTGTCGCCACCCGCCGCAAGAAGTAG
- a CDS encoding DUF2125 domain-containing protein, whose protein sequence is MTSSDDRRPKSRRGLFWLVALIVVLFAIYSAGWFYLANRVRTEADKAVATLNKSGIQAGCANLQVSGYPLSFAVSCDNLAYEDDAKNIAASSGSFNAAAQIIQPLSPTADLRGPLRTSVPGMVPLWIDWDNLQANVRLSWPLPRRVALQAEGLSGQTDPADDTDPVELFSAGKASGQLQPNGQDVDYVGSFTDLEIDPDAIGGRVLPALDASGDATLKNGVALIGTQVKSLRGQRVEIRNLDLSSGTARVTVSGPLSVDAEGLVDADLMIRIKDPKAVATILAGAIPEQKNAIEQGFAALALLGKEPSMPLKVVKGKAALGFIPLGKIKPVQ, encoded by the coding sequence ATGACGTCAAGTGACGACCGCCGACCAAAGTCCCGCCGCGGCCTGTTCTGGCTCGTGGCGCTCATCGTTGTGCTGTTCGCCATCTACAGCGCCGGCTGGTTCTATTTGGCCAACAGGGTCAGGACCGAGGCCGACAAGGCGGTCGCCACGCTCAACAAGAGCGGCATCCAGGCCGGCTGCGCCAACCTCCAGGTCAGTGGCTATCCGCTGAGCTTTGCCGTCTCTTGCGACAATCTGGCCTATGAGGACGACGCCAAGAACATCGCGGCCTCGTCTGGCTCCTTCAATGCGGCCGCGCAGATCATCCAGCCCCTGTCGCCGACCGCCGATCTGCGCGGTCCGCTCAGGACCTCTGTCCCCGGCATGGTGCCGCTATGGATCGACTGGGACAATCTGCAGGCCAACGTCAGACTGTCATGGCCGCTGCCACGGCGCGTCGCATTGCAGGCGGAGGGCCTGTCAGGTCAAACCGATCCGGCCGACGACACCGATCCGGTGGAACTGTTCAGCGCCGGCAAGGCGTCAGGCCAGCTGCAGCCGAACGGTCAGGACGTCGACTATGTCGGCAGCTTCACTGATCTCGAGATCGACCCCGACGCGATTGGCGGGCGCGTGCTGCCGGCGCTCGATGCCAGCGGCGACGCCACGCTGAAGAATGGTGTCGCGCTGATCGGAACGCAGGTGAAGAGCCTGCGCGGCCAGAGGGTCGAGATCCGCAACCTCGATCTGTCGTCAGGCACGGCGCGGGTTACCGTGTCGGGGCCGCTGTCGGTGGATGCCGAAGGCCTGGTCGACGCCGATCTGATGATCAGGATCAAGGATCCGAAAGCCGTGGCGACAATTCTTGCCGGCGCGATACCCGAACAGAAGAACGCCATCGAACAGGGCTTTGCCGCTCTCGCTCTGCTCGGCAAGGAACCGTCGATGCCGCTGAAGGTGGTCAAGGGCAAGGCAGCACTCGGCTTCATCCCGCTGGGCAAGATCAAGCCGGTGCAATAG